Proteins encoded within one genomic window of Brachybacterium muris:
- a CDS encoding Gfo/Idh/MocA family protein yields the protein MTMFRVGVIGAGSIARAHLEAYAAHPGVEIIAISDINADRARTVAQEFGASRSYADAHELLAQDDIDGVSVCTWNDSHATWTIAAVEAGKHVLVEKPIARTVAEATAIQDAVRRSDRVVQVGFVRRHSPNCQVLKSFIDAGQLGEMYYAKAGLIRRMGNPGGWFADKEIAGGGPLLDIGIHVLDLAWYLMGCPKAVSVSGNTYEVLGNRANITTMPRYKVSDYDPDKNTVEDMANAVVRFENGASLLLECSYSLHATKDSTAVSVHGTKGGADLEPTLQIATEMHDSVVNITPQISSGTFEMRAGFGNEIANFVGASLGRAESVAPAEHGVEMARILEAVYTSAAEGREIRLD from the coding sequence ATGACCATGTTCCGAGTCGGCGTCATCGGCGCCGGCAGCATCGCCCGCGCCCACCTCGAGGCCTACGCCGCCCATCCCGGCGTGGAGATCATCGCCATCAGCGACATCAACGCCGACCGCGCCCGCACCGTGGCCCAGGAGTTCGGTGCCTCCCGCTCCTACGCCGACGCCCATGAGCTGCTGGCGCAGGACGACATCGACGGTGTCAGCGTGTGCACGTGGAACGACTCCCACGCCACCTGGACCATCGCCGCCGTCGAGGCCGGCAAGCATGTGCTGGTGGAGAAGCCGATCGCCCGCACCGTCGCCGAGGCCACCGCCATCCAGGACGCGGTGCGCAGGAGCGACCGGGTGGTCCAGGTGGGTTTCGTGCGCCGTCATTCCCCGAACTGCCAGGTGCTGAAGTCCTTCATCGACGCCGGGCAGCTGGGCGAGATGTACTACGCCAAGGCCGGCCTGATCCGCCGCATGGGCAATCCCGGCGGCTGGTTCGCCGACAAGGAGATCGCCGGCGGCGGCCCCCTGCTGGACATTGGCATCCACGTGCTGGACCTGGCCTGGTACCTGATGGGCTGCCCGAAGGCGGTGTCGGTCTCCGGCAACACCTACGAGGTCCTCGGCAACCGCGCCAACATCACCACCATGCCCCGGTACAAGGTCTCGGACTACGACCCGGACAAGAACACCGTGGAGGACATGGCCAACGCCGTGGTGCGCTTCGAGAACGGCGCCTCCCTGCTGCTGGAGTGCTCCTACTCCCTGCACGCCACCAAGGACTCCACCGCGGTGTCGGTGCACGGCACCAAGGGCGGCGCGGATCTGGAGCCCACCCTGCAGATCGCCACGGAGATGCACGACTCGGTCGTCAACATCACCCCGCAGATCTCCTCGGGCACCTTCGAGATGCGTGCCGGTTTCGGCAACGAGATCGCGAACTTCGTCGGCGCCTCCCTGGGGCGTGCCGAGTCCGTCGCACCGGCCGAGCACGGGGTGGAGATGGCGAGGATCCTCGAGGCGGTGTACACCTCGGCCGCCGAGGGCCGCGAGATCCGCCTGGACTGA